A DNA window from Aquarana catesbeiana isolate 2022-GZ linkage group LG01, ASM4218655v1, whole genome shotgun sequence contains the following coding sequences:
- the LOC141103671 gene encoding acetylgalactosaminyl-O-glycosyl-glycoprotein beta-1,3-N-acetylglucosaminyltransferase-like isoform X2 → MKKNFHYFLVTLVVSVIVFRRLFLSETKQAQTETTPAEKVVVRHVPPVSDYPVVKCVENNSAQKFPDFNGQPQNMKDFLTYRHCKSFPLILDAPMKCGGANGSKDVFLFLAIKTAPANYDRREAIRKTWGEEKSYLGANVKRIFLSGVSRNKGESKRMLQLLEAESHTYGDILQWDFEDTFYNLTLKQVLFHKWMDLRCPGAQFIFNGDDDVFVNTLNVITYLRGLEFDGLKKHLFVGALNIGMPPVREKHSKYYVPEELFPGDSFVPYCGGGGILMSGFTAYAISKKSTHIPLFPIDDAYLGMCLKKAGLRPHNHEGIRTFGIEMPNGVDSFDPCYYRDMLMVHRFIPYEMLIMWKSLKFTKPKCKTQMVYISKPAQP, encoded by the coding sequence ATGAAAAAGAATTTTCACTATTTTCTGGTTACATTAGTGGTGAGTGTGATTGTTTTTCGAAGGCTCTTCCTTTCAGAAACCAAACAAGCTCAGACTGAAACCACTCCAGCAGAAAAGGTGGTTGTTCGTCATGTTCCTCCAGTCTCTGATTATCCAGTTGTAAAATGTGTAGAAAATAACAGCGCTCAAAAGTTCccagactttaatgggcagccacAGAACATGAAAGATTTTCTGACATACCGCCATTGTAAAAGTTTTCCATTGATACTCGACGCCCCTATGAAGTGTGGTGGTGCAAATGGCTCCAAAGATGTATTCCTGTTTTTAGCCATCAAAACAGCCCCAGCAAATTATGACCGTCGAGAAGCCATAAGAAAAACATGGGGAGAAGAAAAAAGCTACTTGGGTGCCAACGTGAAAAGAATTTTTCTTAGTGGAGTTTCAAGGAACAAGGGAGAATCAAAAAGGATGTTGCAGCTGCTAGAAGCAGAGAGTCACACATATGGAGACATCCTGCAGTGGGACTTTGAAGACACTTTCTACAACTTAACATTGAAGCAGGTCCTTTTCCATAAGTGGATGGATCTCAGGTGCCCAGGTGCACAATTTATTTTTAATGGCGATGATGACGTTTTTGTTAACACTTTAAATGTTATTACATATTTGAGAGGCTTAGAATTCGATGGATTGAAAAAGCATCTTTTTGTTGGAGCACTAAATATAGGGATGCCACCTGTTCGTGAAAAACATAGCAAGTATTATGTCCCAGAAGAACTTTTTCCAGGGGATTCTTTTGTACCctactgtggaggaggaggtatCCTCATGTCTGGTTTTACAGCTTATGCTATCTCCAAGAAATCAACTCACATTCCCCTTTTTCCTATTGATGATGCTTATCTGGGAATGTGCCTTAAGAAGGCTGGTCTGAGGCCACATAACCATGAAGGAATAAGAACATTTGGGATCGAAATGCCAAATGGAGTAGACTCATTTGATCCTTGTTATTACCGTGACATGCTTATGGTCCATCGCTTTATACCCTATGAAATGTTAATTATGTGGAAAAGCTTAAAGTTTACCAAGCCAAAGTGCAAAACACAGATGGTATACATTTCTAAACCAGCCCAACCTTAa
- the LOC141103671 gene encoding acetylgalactosaminyl-O-glycosyl-glycoprotein beta-1,3-N-acetylglucosaminyltransferase-like isoform X1 has protein sequence MAAKCPGRHCTLRQLSPRIIMKKNFHYFLVTLVVSVIVFRRLFLSETKQAQTETTPAEKVVVRHVPPVSDYPVVKCVENNSAQKFPDFNGQPQNMKDFLTYRHCKSFPLILDAPMKCGGANGSKDVFLFLAIKTAPANYDRREAIRKTWGEEKSYLGANVKRIFLSGVSRNKGESKRMLQLLEAESHTYGDILQWDFEDTFYNLTLKQVLFHKWMDLRCPGAQFIFNGDDDVFVNTLNVITYLRGLEFDGLKKHLFVGALNIGMPPVREKHSKYYVPEELFPGDSFVPYCGGGGILMSGFTAYAISKKSTHIPLFPIDDAYLGMCLKKAGLRPHNHEGIRTFGIEMPNGVDSFDPCYYRDMLMVHRFIPYEMLIMWKSLKFTKPKCKTQMVYISKPAQP, from the coding sequence CGTCAACTTTCACCCAGAATCATCATGAAAAAGAATTTTCACTATTTTCTGGTTACATTAGTGGTGAGTGTGATTGTTTTTCGAAGGCTCTTCCTTTCAGAAACCAAACAAGCTCAGACTGAAACCACTCCAGCAGAAAAGGTGGTTGTTCGTCATGTTCCTCCAGTCTCTGATTATCCAGTTGTAAAATGTGTAGAAAATAACAGCGCTCAAAAGTTCccagactttaatgggcagccacAGAACATGAAAGATTTTCTGACATACCGCCATTGTAAAAGTTTTCCATTGATACTCGACGCCCCTATGAAGTGTGGTGGTGCAAATGGCTCCAAAGATGTATTCCTGTTTTTAGCCATCAAAACAGCCCCAGCAAATTATGACCGTCGAGAAGCCATAAGAAAAACATGGGGAGAAGAAAAAAGCTACTTGGGTGCCAACGTGAAAAGAATTTTTCTTAGTGGAGTTTCAAGGAACAAGGGAGAATCAAAAAGGATGTTGCAGCTGCTAGAAGCAGAGAGTCACACATATGGAGACATCCTGCAGTGGGACTTTGAAGACACTTTCTACAACTTAACATTGAAGCAGGTCCTTTTCCATAAGTGGATGGATCTCAGGTGCCCAGGTGCACAATTTATTTTTAATGGCGATGATGACGTTTTTGTTAACACTTTAAATGTTATTACATATTTGAGAGGCTTAGAATTCGATGGATTGAAAAAGCATCTTTTTGTTGGAGCACTAAATATAGGGATGCCACCTGTTCGTGAAAAACATAGCAAGTATTATGTCCCAGAAGAACTTTTTCCAGGGGATTCTTTTGTACCctactgtggaggaggaggtatCCTCATGTCTGGTTTTACAGCTTATGCTATCTCCAAGAAATCAACTCACATTCCCCTTTTTCCTATTGATGATGCTTATCTGGGAATGTGCCTTAAGAAGGCTGGTCTGAGGCCACATAACCATGAAGGAATAAGAACATTTGGGATCGAAATGCCAAATGGAGTAGACTCATTTGATCCTTGTTATTACCGTGACATGCTTATGGTCCATCGCTTTATACCCTATGAAATGTTAATTATGTGGAAAAGCTTAAAGTTTACCAAGCCAAAGTGCAAAACACAGATGGTATACATTTCTAAACCAGCCCAACCTTAa